In the Azospirillum sp. TSH100 genome, AGGCAGCCTTCACCGGACCCAGGCCGAAATAGTAATCGGGATCGCTCTGGCTGACATAGATGGTGGTCAGCGTCTTGCCGGTGGCCCTGATGGCCTCGGCGAGCGCCTTGCCGTCGGACAGGGTGAAGCCGCCGTCGATCAGGATCGCCTCGCGGCTGCCGGACAGCAGGACCGGTGCCCGGAAGAAGCCGCCCTCGCCGGCCGGAAAGGCCCGCCAGCTCAGCGGAGCAGCCGCGGCGGCAAGCGCGCCGGCCGGGGTCAGGAGTGTCGCGGCGCCCGCCATCATGGAGGCGTGCAAAGCGGTGGCAAGGAGATCCCTGCGCGTCATCATCATCGATGCCCTTCGTCTGGTTTGGCGGTCGTGTGGGTTCGCGGTCAGGCGGCGCTTAGAACCGCCGCCAGCCTGCCGGGTTTGGCAAAGAGGATTTCGGAGTTGAGCTTGCGCCGGTGCGAACCGTCGTCGAACAGCAGGGTGGGCACGCCGTTGGCGCGGTAGGCGGCCATCAGCTGCCGTCCACGCTCCACCCGCCCGGCATCGGCGACGGTCAGTTCCTCCGCCCCCTCGGCAAGCAGCGACGCGGCGACGTCGAGCCCCAGGCCGGCCAGCACATGGGCCAGCACCGCCGGCGCCGTGATGTCGCGCCCGTCGGCATAGCGCGCCGACTGGATGGCGGCGAGCGCGGCGAACTCCCGCTCCGGCGCGGTCAGCGCCACCGCGGTCAGCGCCAGCGTCGCCGGACCGCTGTCGAGCCTCTGGCGCCGGTCGGCGAGAACGCCGGTGCGATACCGCTCGCTGAAGACCTGCCCGGTCAGGGCATGGATGCGCTGATCGGCCGCCCAGGCATGCGCGGCGAAGCCCTCGTCCAGCGGCCGGGCGCCGGCACCGGAGAACAGGCCGGTGGGCAGCAGCTCCAGCGCGAGATCCCCGATCTCCCGCAGCGTGGCGATCGCCGGGGAGGCGCCATAACACCAGCCGCAGAGCGGGTCGAACAGATAGGTGACGGTCCTGGTCCGGCTCATGATCGCATCCGTGGCTGGCGATGGCGTGATGCTGCGACCTTAACCGCTGCCGATTGTGCTGTGTAGCAGGCATAAAACCGACATATCGTATGCCATTGACAAACAATCAGCGCATTCCCTCGCCAGGAACGGCAGTCATGAGCGATCCCAGGCACCTGAACCGCATCGCCTATTTCGCGGCAGTGGTCGAAACCGGCTCCTTCACCGCGGCGGCGGCGCGGCTGGGGATCACCAAGGCCGTGGTCAGCCAGCAGGTGGCAAAGCTGGAGGAGGAGGTCGGCGCCAGCCTGCTGGTCCGCACCACCCGCAAGGTCCGGCCGACCGAAGCCGGCATGGCCTTTCACCGCCGCTGCGTCGTGATCCTGCGCGAGGCGGAGGATGCCTTCGGCGAACTGGCGGAAAATGCGGCGGCCCCCTCCGGCCTGCTGCGGCTGACAGCGCCCTTCGATTACGGGGTGTCGGTCGTCGTTCCCGCCATTGCCGCCTTCGTCGCCGCTTACCCCACCTGCAAGGCCGACATGGCCCTGTCCGACCAGTCGCTCGACCTCGTCGGCGGCACCTTCGACCTCGCCATCCGCGTCGGCTGGCTGGCCGACACCAGCCTCCAGGCCCGCCAGTTCGGCAGCTTCCGCCAGCTTCTGGTCGGTATTCCGGCCCTGGCCGCCGGGATCGGCGAACGGGCCGGGCCGGCCGCACCAGAAGACATCACCACCCTGCCCTTCGTCGCCAACACGGCGCTGCGCAATCCGCTGACCTGGCAGTTCACCGCCGAAACCGGCGAGGCGCGCATGGTGACGCTCCGGGCGGCCATCGCGCTGGACGCCACCTTCGCCGTGCGGGAGGCGGTCCGCCAGGGGGCTGGGCTGTCGGTGCTGCCGGATTATTGCGTGGCCGACGATCTGGCATCCGGCCGCCTCATCCAACTCTTGCCGGACTGGACCCTGCCGTCGGGCGGCATCCATGCCGTCTTCCCCGCCGCCCGCTTCCGCCCGACCAAGGTCCGCGCCTTCGTCGATCTGCTGACCGAGCGCGAACGGCAGCGGACGGCGGTTTGAAAGCGCGCTTTTCAAATTCTGCATACGCCGGCACCACCGCGGCAAAATTTCGCTGGATCGTTCGCGCGGTCAGCAATTTAATATGTCTGACAAATCGATAAATCCCTGGGGGGAAGGAAGCGATGGCGGACGTGTTGGACTTCGGCAGCTTCGATTACATCATCGCGGGCGGCGGCACCGCCGGCTGCGTGCTGGCCAACCGGCTGTCGGCCGATCCGGACGTCTCGGTCCTGCTGCTGGAGGCCGGCGGCAAGGACAATTGGGTGTGGCTGCACATCCCCGCCGGCTATCTGTTCTGCATCGGCAACCCGCGCACCGACTGGTGCTTCAAGACGGAGGCCGAGCCGGGCCTGAACGGCCGCAGCATCCATTACGCCCGCGGCAAGGTGCTGGGCGGCTGCTCCTCGATCAACGGCATGATCGCCATGCGCGGGCAGGCGCGCGATTACGACGAATGGGCCGCCATCACCGGCGACAGCCGCTGGAGCTGGAGGGAGGTGCTGCCGGTCTTCAAGGGCACGGAGGATTACTGGCGCGGCGCCGACGACATGCATGGCACGGGCGGGGAATGGCGGGTGGAGCGGCAGCGGCTGCGCTGGGACCTGCTCGACCGCTTCGCCGAAGCGGCGCAGCAGGTCGGCATTCCCCGCAGCGACGATTTCAACCGCGGCGACAATCTGGGTGTCGGCAGCTTCGAGGTGAACCAGAAGGGCGGCATCCGCTGGAGCGCGGCCAAGGCCTTCCTGCGCCCGGCGCTCGACCGTCCCAACCTGAAGCTCGTCATCGACGCCGCGATCGACACGGTGGAGGTCGCCGACGGCCGCGCCACCGGCATCCGCTTCACCGTGAAGGGCGAGCCGGCGCGGGCGGCCTCGAAGATCGAGACGGTGCTGGCCGCCGGGGCAATCGGCAGCCCGGCGATCCTCCAGCGCTCCGGCATCGGCCCGGCGGAGCATCTGAGGAAACTCGGGATTCCGGTGGTGCTGGACGCGCCGGACGTCGGCGCCAATTTGCAGGACCATCTGCAACTGCGGATGATCTACAAGGTCGATGGCATCGTGACGCTGAACAAGCGGGCCGGCAGCCTGTTCGGCAAGGCGATGATGGGGCTGGAATATGCGCTGTTCCGCAAGGGACCGCTGACCATGGCGCCGAGTCAGCTCGGCGTCTTCGCCAAATCCTCGCCCGAGGTCGCGAGCGCCGACCTGGAATATCATGTGCAGCCGCTGTCGCTGGAGAAGTTCGGTGACCCGCTGCACGGCTTCCCGGCGTTCACCGCCAGCGTCTGCGACCTGCGCCCGGCCTCGCGCGGCTGGACCCGCATCACCACCGCCGATCACCGCGCCAATCCGGCCATCGCCCCCTGCTACCTGTCCGATCCGGCCGACCGGGCGAAGGCGGCAAAGGCGCTGGCGCTGACCCGCCGCATCGTCGCGCAGCCGGCGCTCGCCCCCTACCACCCGCAGGAATACAAGCCCGGCCCCAGCTTCCAGACCGAGGAGGAGTTGGCGCGCGCCGCCGGCGACATCGGCACCACCATCTTCCACCCCGTCGGCACCTGCCGGATGGGCGGCAAGGACGACCCGACCGCCGTCACCGACGCGGAGATGCGGGTGCGCGGGGTGCGTGGCTTGCGGGTGATCGACGCCTCGGTGATGCCGACGCTGACCTCCGGCAACACCAACACACCGACGGTGATGATCGCCGAACGCGGCGCCGCCCTGATGCGGGCCGACCGCCATGCCGCCCTGAGGGGGTAAGTCCGCCGGAAGACGCCGCAGCCTGCGCAAAAATTTCGCTGCACGCATCAACAATCCGCAACAGGATTTTCCGAACACCGCCGATCCCCGGCCAACCCGCAAAATCATTTGCCTGCGAAAGGCGCAGACTTGTCTCCAACGATAGAAATCCGAGGGGACGAGAGATGGACGGCATGCCGAAAGGCCTGCGGCCGGAACAGGCGGCAATCGACGACAGCTATCGCCTGGACGACCGCTATGCCCGAACGGAGGGACAGGTCTATCTGTCCGGCACCCAGGCGCTGGTCCGGCTGCTGCTGCTCCAGGCGGAGAGCGACCGGCGGGCGGGTCTGAACACCGCCGGCTTCGTCAGCGGCTATCGCGGCTCGCCGCTCGGCGGGCTGGATCAGGCGCTTTGGCAGGCGCGCAAGCATCTGGACGCCCACGCCATCCGCTTCGTCCCGGGCGTGAACGAGGATCTGGGCGCCACCGCCGTCATGGGCACCCAGCAGGTCGAATCCTCGGGCGAGGGCACCGTCGATGGCGTGTTCGGAATGTGGTACGGCAAGGGGCCGGGGGTGGACCGCTCCGGCGACGTGCTGAAGCACGCCAACGCCTATGGCAGCTCGCCGCGCGGCGGGGTGCTGGCGGTGGCCGGCGACGACCATGGCTGCGTGTCCTCCAGCATGCCGCACCAGAGCGACCTTGCGATGATCGCATGGTCGATGCCGGTGCTGAATCCGGCTGGCGTGCGCGAGTATCTGGATTTCGGCCTCTACGGCTACGCCCTGTCGCGCTTTTCCGGCGCCTGGGTCGGGTTCAAGGCGATCTCGGAATCGGTGGAAAGCTCGGCCACCGTCCGGCTGCCGGCGCTGGAGCG is a window encoding:
- a CDS encoding LysR family transcriptional regulator; its protein translation is MSDPRHLNRIAYFAAVVETGSFTAAAARLGITKAVVSQQVAKLEEEVGASLLVRTTRKVRPTEAGMAFHRRCVVILREAEDAFGELAENAAAPSGLLRLTAPFDYGVSVVVPAIAAFVAAYPTCKADMALSDQSLDLVGGTFDLAIRVGWLADTSLQARQFGSFRQLLVGIPALAAGIGERAGPAAPEDITTLPFVANTALRNPLTWQFTAETGEARMVTLRAAIALDATFAVREAVRQGAGLSVLPDYCVADDLASGRLIQLLPDWTLPSGGIHAVFPAARFRPTKVRAFVDLLTERERQRTAV
- a CDS encoding GMC family oxidoreductase, which translates into the protein MADVLDFGSFDYIIAGGGTAGCVLANRLSADPDVSVLLLEAGGKDNWVWLHIPAGYLFCIGNPRTDWCFKTEAEPGLNGRSIHYARGKVLGGCSSINGMIAMRGQARDYDEWAAITGDSRWSWREVLPVFKGTEDYWRGADDMHGTGGEWRVERQRLRWDLLDRFAEAAQQVGIPRSDDFNRGDNLGVGSFEVNQKGGIRWSAAKAFLRPALDRPNLKLVIDAAIDTVEVADGRATGIRFTVKGEPARAASKIETVLAAGAIGSPAILQRSGIGPAEHLRKLGIPVVLDAPDVGANLQDHLQLRMIYKVDGIVTLNKRAGSLFGKAMMGLEYALFRKGPLTMAPSQLGVFAKSSPEVASADLEYHVQPLSLEKFGDPLHGFPAFTASVCDLRPASRGWTRITTADHRANPAIAPCYLSDPADRAKAAKALALTRRIVAQPALAPYHPQEYKPGPSFQTEEELARAAGDIGTTIFHPVGTCRMGGKDDPTAVTDAEMRVRGVRGLRVIDASVMPTLTSGNTNTPTVMIAERGAALMRADRHAALRG
- a CDS encoding DsbA family protein, which translates into the protein MSRTRTVTYLFDPLCGWCYGASPAIATLREIGDLALELLPTGLFSGAGARPLDEGFAAHAWAADQRIHALTGQVFSERYRTGVLADRRQRLDSGPATLALTAVALTAPEREFAALAAIQSARYADGRDITAPAVLAHVLAGLGLDVAASLLAEGAEELTVADAGRVERGRQLMAAYRANGVPTLLFDDGSHRRKLNSEILFAKPGRLAAVLSAA